In Monodelphis domestica isolate mMonDom1 chromosome 3, mMonDom1.pri, whole genome shotgun sequence, the following proteins share a genomic window:
- the LOC100027243 gene encoding surfeit locus protein 4-like, which yields MGKRAAGPPEVHTVGEESCQQVLRMPAMEPKGCNLIETVENLSDQFLHLTKRFLPHLARLCLISTFLEDGIHTWWQWNEQKESIKMSGSSSPLLPFILGMISSFGQLVGCVLILVQKFVPCACFVLFGIIFMQVLAFGLLWNLRFLMRNIALAGGLLFLLAESRAEGKSMFAGVPTLDCTSPQQYIRLGGRVLLLLMFISLLHFEVNVFTIFQDVSKMVLVILVAIGFKTKLAALTLVIWLFLINLVENPFWIIPANRPLHDFMKYDFFHTTSVIGGFLLVVALGPGEISVDKQKKQW from the exons ATGGGGAAGCGTGCCGCTGGGCCCCCTGAGGTGCACACGGTGGGAGAAGAGAGCTGTCAGCAAGTACTCAGAATGCCGGCCATGGAACCCAAAGGCTGTAATTTGATAGAAACCGTGGAAAATCTCTCGGACCAG TTCCTTCACCTAACAAAGCGATTCCTGCCTCACCTGGCTCGCCTCTGTTTGATCAGCACCTTCCTAGAAGATGGCATTCATACCTGGTGGCAGTGGAATGAACAGAAGGAATCCATCAAGATGTCTGGAAGTAGCAGCCCTCTCCTGCCATTCATTTTGGGGATGATCAGTTCATTTGGACAGTTGG TGGGATGTGTGTTGATTTTAGTCCAGAAGTTTGTTCCTTGTGCCTGTTTTGTGCTGTTTGGAATCATTTTCATGCAA GTCTTGGCCTTTGGCCTTCTATGGAACCTGAGATTCCTAATGAG GAACATTGCTTTGGCTGGTGGCCTGCTGTTTCTCTTAGCTGAGAGCCGGGCAGAAGGGAAGTCCATGTTTGCTGGAGTCCCCACTCTGGATTGTACCTCCCCACAGCAGTACATTCGGCTGGGAGGAAgagttctcctcctcctcatgtTCATATCACTCCTACATTTTGAAGTGAACGTATTCACT ATCTTCCAAGATGTCTCTAAGATGGTTCTTGTCATCCTGGTGGCCATTGGATTCAAAACAAAACTAGCCGCCCTCACTCTTGTGATCTGGCTGTTCCTCATCAACCTGGTGGAGAACCCATTTTGGATCATCCCAGCCAACAGGCCCCTTCATGACTTTATGAAGTATGACTTTTTCCATACCACATCAGTAATAGGAGGCTTTCTCTTGGTGGTAGCCCTTGGACCTGGGGAAATTTCAGTGGATAAACAGAAGAAGCAGTGGTGA